CGCTGCAACAAGGTGCCATAGATGTGAAATTGGATGATATTCGGGCTTATAGCCAGGATAAACATCACCAAACTGACGACTATCCCTACGGAGGTTTCGCCGGGATGGTGGCCACACCTCAACCTCTTTGGGATGCCATCAAGGCACATCTGAAGGAGGGTCCGGCGCCGGTGATCTATTTTACACCTCAAGGAAGACGGCTGAATCAAAGAATCTTATTGGATTATGCCACAGAAGCTCGCATCATTCTCATCTGTGGACATTACAAGGAGATCGATCAGCGTATCCGCCGTCTGGCGGTGTCTGACGAGATTTCTATAGGAGACTTTGTCCTGAGTGGGGGAGAGCTGGCAGCGCAAGTGTTTATTGACGGCTTGGCAAGACTGCAGGATGGCGTGTTGAACGACATCACAAGTGCACACAGTGATTCATTTTATCATGGTATGCTGGGATTTCCGTGTTATACGCGCCCTGAAGTGTTTATGGGACAATCTGTTCCAGACATACTTCGTAGGGGTAATCACAGTAAAATCGAAGAATGGGCGGAAACCCAGGCAAAGTTTTTAACCAAAACCCGCAGACCAGATTTGCTATAAGCAATGCCCCCAAGGGCTATGTAACCAATCAGGAAAGCAGGATTCTAGATCAATCCTTTTATGTGAAGTGCGGAACTATCCGGTATTTCCGGTGTTTTCGATAAGCCTCTCCCACAAATGGAGGGAGCATTGATAAGGTTCAGTCTCACAGCGTTAGTCCGGTTTTATGCGCAGAGAACGGGCGATACAGAAGCTGTGATTTGCGCCGTACCTCACATCCACAGAATTCCGCTTCTCCGAGTATATATATGGGAGGAACCCAATGGATATTCTGCAACAAATAGGCAGAGACCAAATCAGAACTGATTTTCCGGATTACCGCGTTGGCGATACCGTGAAAGTCCATTATAAAATAAAAGAAGGCAGTAAAGAACGTATTCAGGTCTTCCAAGGCATCGTGATCCAAAAACGTGGTGCTGGCGTTTCCAGGTCCTTCACTGTTCGTAAGGTTTCCAGCGGAGTGGGTGTGGAAAGAGTATTTCCACAGAACTCACCCAATATCGACAAACTAGAGATCGTACGCCATGGCCAGGTTCGCAGAGCGAAACTCTTCTATCTGCGTCAAGCCAAGGGCAAAGCGGGCAGAATCAAAGAACGCAGAAGATTTACTGCTTAGTTACTTGAAACACTCCTTAGCCCCTTGGTCCATAATACATCAAGGGGCTTTCTCTTTTTAATTGAAGGAACGTGTATGCTGAGAATACTGTACTACGAAAGAACCAATATATGTCTTGAAATCGCCATAGAAGAAGAGACAATCACTCGTATTGTGTTTTGTAAGAAAGCGCTAAACCATCTGGTAGAAAACGATTTTGAACGGGAAGTACTTCGCCAGTTTGATGAGTATTTCGCCGGAGATAGGTGTGAGTTTGATCTACCATTTTTTGCCACCGGAACTCCTTTTCAACTGATGGTTTGGGAACAACTGCTCAAGATCGCTTATGGAGAGACAGTCTCCTACAAAGAATTGGCCTCCCGCATTGGTAAACCGAATGCGCAACGTGCAGTGGGTAATGCCTTGAATAAAAACAAGATAGTCATCATTGTCCCTTGTCACAGGGTGATTGCCTCCGACGGAAGTCAGGGTGGCTTCGGGGGGGACGGTAGCATCAAAAAGATGCTGCTGGATCTGGAGCACAAGTTCAAGGTGGGCTTATGATTATCGGGGTAGGTACTGACATCGTAGAGATTGGCCGCATAGATCGGCTTTTGGATAGAAATCCTCGCTTTGTAGACAAGGTCTTCAGCTCTGCTGAAATTGAATACTGTAGCTCCAAAGCCAGTCCTGCCCAGAGTTTTGCCGCGCGCTTTGCCGCAAAGGAAGCCTTTCTGAAGTCCCTGGGAACAGGCTGGGATCAGGGTATTTCCTGGCAGGAAATTGAGGTTATGAACGACAACCAGGGTAAGCCAGATATCCGGCTATGCGGAAAAGCCAAAGAATTGGCAGAACAAAAAGGAATCCGGCTTATCCATCTTTCATTAAGTCATGAGAAACAATACGCGGTGGCATCTGTTATAGCCGAAGGTTGAAAGGCTTTGAAAATACGAGAATTGCTTGACAGCAGGGATTATCAAAATATCCTGGCTCAACTGAGGTGAATATGACGGACGCCATAGTATTTTTAGGAATCCAGGGCAGTGGTAAAGGCACTCAAGCCAAGCTGCTGGCCGATCGTACAGGATTCAAGCATATCAATATTGGAGACCTGCTAAGGGAGCAAATCAGCCTTGGCACGGACATCGGTAAACAGATAGAAAGTATTATCAGGAGAGGAGATCTGGTGTCGGATAATCTGGTGTTTGAGCTCCTTGACAGCTCCATACCAGAGGAGTGTCCAGGCCTGATATTCGACGGCTTTCCCCGCACCATGCCCCAAGCGGAGCATCTGGTACGTCACTATCGTTTAGCTCGGGTATATTATCTTGATCTATCGGAAAAGCAAGCTTTTGAGCGTATAGATGGTCGCAGAGTATGCGAGACATGTGGCAGAAACTACCACCTGATTCACCATCCTCCAAAGCATGAAGGCTTGTGCGATGACTGTGGTGCTGCTTTAATTACCAGGACGGACGATGCTCCAGCGGCAATCAGGAAGCGGATCAAGGCATTCTACGAGGAGACTTTTGCCCTAAAGACCTTTTTTGAACAGAAAGGTCTCCTGCTCAGCATTTCGGCACAAGCTACGGTTGATGAAGTTCAAGCGGCTATTTGGGCAGATATGATGTTGGAATAAACAATGTCTAAACCCCGCGATAAAGGACTGTTGACAAATATCAAAGCCTTGGCCTATCCAGTTGCGGCATGGAGTTTTGCTGTTCTGTTTCTGGAGAGTATTATCCGCCCGTTGATGAATTACGGCTTGCTGGAACTAATCACAGCCGGCGTCAATCTGCTCTTGCTCTGCTTTATTATCATTGGCCGTTTATTGGTAAAGGACTCCGGGAAACAGACCGTTCCGTTGCGTTTCGACATTATTATGCTGCTCCTGGGCGGGCTTTTGATGTTTTATCAGGCCAAGTATGTGATCTTTTTCCTGCTGATCCGGCAGACCTACTTTATCATTCAATACATGCTCTTTCACGCCTTTGACGGCAAGCTGTACAAGACTCTCACAAGCAATCCCCCAGTATCATTAATGCTTAGTTTTGCCCTTGTGATACTGATAGGTACTGTTCTCTTGATGTTGCCGGAAGCATCCGTTCAAAAGCAGGTGACTCCATTTATTGATGCTCTATTTACTGCTACTTCAGCTACCTGCGTTACAGGTTTGAGCGTTCAGGACACAGGTGGATACTTCAGCCTCTTTGGCCAATTGGTGATATTAGCTTTAATCCAGGTGGGTGGATTGGGCATCATGACGATTTCGACTGCCTTTGCTCTCATCATGGGACGCCGCCTTACGCTAAAGCTTGAGAACGTAATGCATAGTGTAGTGGGCGACAACGAGCGTTTGGATATGTTTCAGCTGTTGAAGAATATCGTGATAGTTACTGTGATAATCGAGATGATCGGGGCTATTTTGCTCTTTTTTGGGTTTGCCCGGACTCTGTCTCCTTCACAAGCTATGTACAATGCGATATTCGTATCCATTTCGGCCTTTTGTAATGCGGGTTTTTCGTTGTTTAGCAATTCCTTGATGAGCTATGTGGACGATCCTGTAGTGAACCTTACCATTACATCTCTTATTATACTGGGAGGCATCGGCTTTGCTGTGATAATCGATCTATATCGTTATGCTTTTAAACTGGATAAAGTGCGAAAACTGAGTTTGCACTCAAAGATTGTGTTATCCGTATCAGCAATCCTTGTGCTTGTTGGCCTTGTGTGTCTCTACATAACCGAATACAATGGTGTAATGCAAGATTTCAGCATCAGCCGAAGGCTCCTGAGTTCATTGTTTCAATCGGTCTCTGCCAGGACAGCAGGTTTCAACACTGTGGACATCACGAGTATAAGCCCAGCTTCAGTACTGGTGTTTCTGATCATGATGTTCATAGGAGCTTCTCCGGGTTCCACCGGTGGCGGAGTAAAGACCACTACCTTTGCTGTATTGATTCTATCGGTAACCAGCATGTTGCGGGGACGCAGAGAGTTAAGCCTCTTCAACCGTCGTATAGCTTTGTCAAACTTCCGCGAGGCTGCCAGCCTGGTTACGCTGTCTTTGGGAATCGTCTTCATTGTAGCTTTTCTGCTCTTTTTGGTGGAGAGCCTTCCTTTTGACAAGCTCATGTTTGAGGTCATCTCTGCTTTTGGAACGGTTGGACTTTCGATGGGTATAACGGCAAAACTGAGTGCTGCCGGAAAAATACTGATAACAATTCTGATGTACATCGGGCGCATTGGTCCGCTCACTCTTATTTATGCGCTTTCGATGCGTAAACATGAGCCAAACATACAATATGCAGAAGAAAAGATAGCCATCGGCTAAGGAGCAAATAATGGCAAGATACGCCGTAATTGGACTGGGAAGATTTGGAATGACCGTTGCCAATATCCTCAGCGAAAGCGGAATGGACGTGATAGCGATAGATAAAAGCCAGGAACTGGTGGATGAGGTATCCGGCAGAGTAACTTCCGCAATCTGTATGGATTCCACAGATGAAGCAGCCTTGAGGTCTCAAAACCTGAATGAAGCAGATGCTGTGATTATCGGCATCGGCAGCAACATCCAGGAAAGCATCCTTACTGCCGCAATTCTGAGAAAGATCGGAGTGGGTATCATCTATGCCAAAGTGGAGAATCGCCTTCACGGACGCATTTTGGAACTCATTGGAGTGCAAAACATTCTCTTACCGGAAGAGATCGTGGGTACCCAGCTTGCCAAAACGCTGATCTCAAAGAACGTACGTGAATACATCATCCTCTCCAGCGGTCATGTAGTTATGGAGATGGTGGCACCACGGGAGTTTGTGGGCAAAGACCTGCAGGAGTTATCCTTGCCTTCCACTCGCGGCGTGAATGTAATTGCCATCAAGTACAACTCACTGTCCATAACCGAAGACGGACGCAATGTTGTGGAGAAAAAGATGAACGACATGCCCGGTGCGAATGATACCATAAACGAAGGCGACATCCTGATTATGATGGGCCCCAAAGGCAATGTGGATAAATTGATCTACGACACCACCATTAGGAAGGATTAAGATGAAACGCTCCATAAAAAATCGTTATCACCTCATGATCGGTATTTTGTTCGCTCTCACTGTACTGCAATTTGTTGCGGTTCTCTTTACTATCGCCCAAGCTGACAACCTTCATACATTGGCCAGCGACATTCAATCCATCATGATTGTATTCCTGTTTGGGATATTCATTTACCTGGTAGTAATCTACAACTATCTGCCTTTCCGCCTGCATCGGGCTGTAAAGCGGGTGGAAGACCTCATCAATGAGATCTCAAACGGAAATTACCAGATCGATATAGATAGCTCTATTTACGAGCATGACAGCGATTTCGAAGAACTGATCTACGCTCTGCAAAAAATGCTGGAGATCATCATTCGGTTCGATTCTGCCAAAGCCGATAAGATCTACGAACACCATCAGCGCATCAACCAACTCATCAATCTCTTGCCACAGGTGGTGATGATTGTAAACATCAACGGCGATCTGGTGTATATCAATGATGTCTTTCGCAAGCGCTTTCCGCATATCAGCGATGTGGGAAATCTAAACGAAGTGATAATGAAGGATGATTTTGACAACCAGATATTCACAATGATTACAGAATCCCTTCGCTTCGGTAACAACATCTATGACGAAAGCGTGAACTCCAAAGGATCTGCAAAGATCGCCCTGATCAAAGGCTCCATCATTCGTAACCGTAAAGGAGGTGCTTCGGGCGGAGTCTACACTGTGGAGATAGTTGGTGAACCAACAGAAGATTAGGATAGTTTACGAGGGCGACGAACCGATACGCTTGGACAAGCATCTTGCCAATCTGCGCTTGCAAGAGTTGCATTCCCGTAGTTTTATCGAGAGCTTGATAACCGAAGATCGCATCCTGGTAAACAATGTACCTGTAAAGAAAAGCTATCCTTTGAACAAAGGGGACGAGATCAGCCTGAAACTGCCCGATCCACCGGATTATAACCTAAATCCTGAAGATATCCCGCTGGATGTGGTATATGAAGACGACTATCTTGCGGTAGTTAACAAAGCTGCTGGCATGATCGTGCATCCGGGGCATGGAAATCCGGACGGCACTTTGGTGAACGCAATTCTATACCGGTTTGGCAGCAATCTTTCCAGCGGCAGCGACAACAATCGTCCCGGCATTGTTCACCGCTTGGACCGAGGAACCTCGGGACTTATCATTATTGCCAAGACAGACAGTGCTCAAGCGGAATTGAACCACATGTTTGCCCGCAGGGAAATCCACAAAACCTATCTGACAATAACCAGCGGAATTCCGGAACCAAGTGAAGGCAGTATCGAGTGTCACATCGGCCGTTCTCTTAGCAATCCTCGCCAGATGTGTGTCACAGATGCGGGAAAGTGGTCACTGTCTCACTACAAGATCATCAAATATTATCATTACTTTGCCCTGGTGAAGGTAAAGCTGGAAACAGGACGGATGCATCAAATCCGGGTTCAGTTTGCTCACCATCATGTTCCCCTTTTGGGCGATTTACTTTACAACACTCGCCGCCAAGTACATTCCCTGATGCCTCAGAACATGAAACGTAAAGCAACCGAGCTTCTAGCAAATCATCTGTTGCGGCAGGCCTTGCATTCATGGCGGCTGGAATTTATACATCCCATCACCAAAGAGCACCTGGATATCTTTGCTCCTTTACCCGAGGACATTTTATACACTCTGGATTGGCTGGAAAAGTATTTTAGTATTGACACAGACAGCAAGCCATATAATATGATTTTAGAGGAAAATATACAGTGGTAAAACAAAAAAAGACAGCTATGGAATCTGCATTTAGCTCCATAGAAGACGCTATAAAAAGCATTGCCGAAGGTAAGATGATCATCGTGGTGGACGACGAAAACCGCGAAAATGAAGGAGATCTGCTAATGGCAGCAGATCTCGTTACACCTTCTCACATCAATTTCATGATCAGTAAAGGCAAAGGACTCTTGTGTGTGCCAATGCCTACTGAATATGCCCAAAGGCTGGATATTCCTTTGATGACCAGCAGAAACAACGAGCGGCACGGTACCAAATTTACGGTATCGGTGGATGTCTTTGAAGGTACAACTACGGGAATATCGGCATCAGAACGGGCAAAAACCGTGAAAGCGCTTGCAAATCCAAATAGCACTGCAGCTCAGTTCATGCGTCCCGGACATATATTCCCGCTTCTGGCGGAGAAAGGTGGGGTATTAAAGCGTGCTGGGCACACTGAAGCCGCGGTTGACTTGGTCGGAATGGCGGGTTTGAATCCTGTGGGAGCTATATGTGAGATTATCCGTGAAGACGGAGAAATGGCGCGTCTGGACGATTTGATAAGCTTTGCCAGCATCCACGACCTCAAGATCGTCACTATC
This sequence is a window from Candidatus Cloacimonadota bacterium. Protein-coding genes within it:
- the trmD gene encoding tRNA (guanosine(37)-N1)-methyltransferase TrmD; the protein is MKISVLSLFPESFSGFLGTSMVARALQQGAIDVKLDDIRAYSQDKHHQTDDYPYGGFAGMVATPQPLWDAIKAHLKEGPAPVIYFTPQGRRLNQRILLDYATEARIILICGHYKEIDQRIRRLAVSDEISIGDFVLSGGELAAQVFIDGLARLQDGVLNDITSAHSDSFYHGMLGFPCYTRPEVFMGQSVPDILRRGNHSKIEEWAETQAKFLTKTRRPDLL
- the rplS gene encoding 50S ribosomal protein L19 — its product is MDILQQIGRDQIRTDFPDYRVGDTVKVHYKIKEGSKERIQVFQGIVIQKRGAGVSRSFTVRKVSSGVGVERVFPQNSPNIDKLEIVRHGQVRRAKLFYLRQAKGKAGRIKERRRFTA
- a CDS encoding methylated-DNA--[protein]-cysteine S-methyltransferase, with protein sequence MLRILYYERTNICLEIAIEEETITRIVFCKKALNHLVENDFEREVLRQFDEYFAGDRCEFDLPFFATGTPFQLMVWEQLLKIAYGETVSYKELASRIGKPNAQRAVGNALNKNKIVIIVPCHRVIASDGSQGGFGGDGSIKKMLLDLEHKFKVGL
- a CDS encoding holo-ACP synthase, which produces MIIGVGTDIVEIGRIDRLLDRNPRFVDKVFSSAEIEYCSSKASPAQSFAARFAAKEAFLKSLGTGWDQGISWQEIEVMNDNQGKPDIRLCGKAKELAEQKGIRLIHLSLSHEKQYAVASVIAEG
- a CDS encoding nucleoside monophosphate kinase, whose protein sequence is MTDAIVFLGIQGSGKGTQAKLLADRTGFKHINIGDLLREQISLGTDIGKQIESIIRRGDLVSDNLVFELLDSSIPEECPGLIFDGFPRTMPQAEHLVRHYRLARVYYLDLSEKQAFERIDGRRVCETCGRNYHLIHHPPKHEGLCDDCGAALITRTDDAPAAIRKRIKAFYEETFALKTFFEQKGLLLSISAQATVDEVQAAIWADMMLE
- a CDS encoding TrkH family potassium uptake protein, encoding MSKPRDKGLLTNIKALAYPVAAWSFAVLFLESIIRPLMNYGLLELITAGVNLLLLCFIIIGRLLVKDSGKQTVPLRFDIIMLLLGGLLMFYQAKYVIFFLLIRQTYFIIQYMLFHAFDGKLYKTLTSNPPVSLMLSFALVILIGTVLLMLPEASVQKQVTPFIDALFTATSATCVTGLSVQDTGGYFSLFGQLVILALIQVGGLGIMTISTAFALIMGRRLTLKLENVMHSVVGDNERLDMFQLLKNIVIVTVIIEMIGAILLFFGFARTLSPSQAMYNAIFVSISAFCNAGFSLFSNSLMSYVDDPVVNLTITSLIILGGIGFAVIIDLYRYAFKLDKVRKLSLHSKIVLSVSAILVLVGLVCLYITEYNGVMQDFSISRRLLSSLFQSVSARTAGFNTVDITSISPASVLVFLIMMFIGASPGSTGGGVKTTTFAVLILSVTSMLRGRRELSLFNRRIALSNFREAASLVTLSLGIVFIVAFLLFLVESLPFDKLMFEVISAFGTVGLSMGITAKLSAAGKILITILMYIGRIGPLTLIYALSMRKHEPNIQYAEEKIAIG
- a CDS encoding TrkA family potassium uptake protein; translated protein: MARYAVIGLGRFGMTVANILSESGMDVIAIDKSQELVDEVSGRVTSAICMDSTDEAALRSQNLNEADAVIIGIGSNIQESILTAAILRKIGVGIIYAKVENRLHGRILELIGVQNILLPEEIVGTQLAKTLISKNVREYIILSSGHVVMEMVAPREFVGKDLQELSLPSTRGVNVIAIKYNSLSITEDGRNVVEKKMNDMPGANDTINEGDILIMMGPKGNVDKLIYDTTIRKD
- a CDS encoding RluA family pseudouridine synthase; the protein is MNQQKIRIVYEGDEPIRLDKHLANLRLQELHSRSFIESLITEDRILVNNVPVKKSYPLNKGDEISLKLPDPPDYNLNPEDIPLDVVYEDDYLAVVNKAAGMIVHPGHGNPDGTLVNAILYRFGSNLSSGSDNNRPGIVHRLDRGTSGLIIIAKTDSAQAELNHMFARREIHKTYLTITSGIPEPSEGSIECHIGRSLSNPRQMCVTDAGKWSLSHYKIIKYYHYFALVKVKLETGRMHQIRVQFAHHHVPLLGDLLYNTRRQVHSLMPQNMKRKATELLANHLLRQALHSWRLEFIHPITKEHLDIFAPLPEDILYTLDWLEKYFSIDTDSKPYNMILEENIQW